In Gammaproteobacteria bacterium, one DNA window encodes the following:
- a CDS encoding YdbL family protein, with translation MTTRRRFVALIGVLPLLAAHSLPAFAQDGLTGAKASGLVGERTDGLLGLVSAKAPADVRELVNRVNEERRKQYEQVARSTGRALQEVQAVAGQRLVSATPSGQFVMDSGGRWVKR, from the coding sequence ATGACCACGCGCCGCCGCTTCGTCGCCCTGATCGGGGTGTTGCCCCTGCTCGCTGCGCACAGCCTGCCGGCATTCGCGCAGGATGGTTTGACCGGCGCCAAGGCGTCGGGCCTCGTGGGGGAGCGCACGGACGGTCTGCTCGGCCTCGTTTCCGCCAAGGCGCCGGCCGACGTGCGCGAGCTCGTCAACCGGGTGAACGAGGAACGGCGCAAGCAGTACGAGCAGGTCGCCCGGAGTACGGGCCGCGCCCTCCAGGAGGTTCAGGCCGTGGCCGGTCAACGCCTCGTCAGCGCCACCCCCTCCGGCCAGTTCGTGATGGACTCCGGGGGGCGCTGGGTCAAGCGCTAG
- a CDS encoding YnbE family lipoprotein, with protein sequence MNERETFRPVRLGALAAVVLMAGGCNPTVKLEAPDKPIEINLNVRIEQEVRVKIDRELDQVFDKNPELFGLPKEKKP encoded by the coding sequence ATGAACGAGCGAGAGACCTTCCGGCCGGTGCGCCTCGGCGCCCTGGCAGCAGTCGTGCTGATGGCGGGCGGGTGTAACCCGACCGTGAAGCTCGAGGCCCCGGACAAGCCCATCGAGATCAATCTCAACGTCCGTATCGAGCAGGAGGTCCGGGTGAAGATCGACCGCGAGCTCGACCAAGTCTTCGACAAGAACCCGGAGCTCTTCGGCTTGCCCAAGGAGAAGAAGCCATGA
- a CDS encoding YdbH domain-containing protein, protein MRRCLPALRGHGMAGPVGRCAGGMMRGLLWTVVQVLGLVLLAVFGVSRVLPELLGASASSAIRGAGFPEAVLTVERIGWGALDARLRLGADTGEGEGGQGVEGIRLEYSPAGLAMGRVDRVALTGARLSLRVGPEGVELLGREAHGGPPAAVPGWLSALRLPVAELAVDDAVLSLTSPLGAATVPFSGHLTSPGEGRLDGRLELSLVPIGPRATAELRARSGPSGLTVDLDSRAGLAGALTLGGEPFALDGEARLKARVRHDGKGLDGSAEVRVAGLSLRGLALTVGGVNGLVALSSLDPILTPPGQWLSANSIDVGLPLTDALVSFQVKRGERLAVEQAEVRWAGGRLRMLPASFAVGERRRNLTLEADGLDLDQVLAQFEVQGLEATGTLGGRIPVEIEGSRVRVEGGRLEAAGTGRVRYDPADPPAFLGGGGDSGTAVLREALRNFHYEELALTIDGVLGEETVVGLKLKGANPDFQGGRPVALNVRLSGALDRILRSGLRSYQIPDSVRERIEQLGTPNVGNATPGKRKR, encoded by the coding sequence GTGCGCAGGTGCCTTCCGGCCCTGCGCGGCCACGGGATGGCGGGGCCGGTCGGACGATGCGCGGGTGGGATGATGCGCGGGCTGCTCTGGACAGTGGTGCAGGTTCTCGGCCTGGTGCTGCTGGCCGTCTTCGGTGTGTCCCGGGTGTTGCCGGAGCTCCTCGGAGCCTCGGCGTCGTCGGCGATACGGGGCGCCGGTTTCCCCGAGGCGGTGCTCACGGTGGAGCGCATCGGCTGGGGGGCGCTGGACGCCCGGCTTCGGCTCGGAGCCGACACCGGGGAGGGCGAGGGTGGCCAGGGCGTCGAAGGCATCCGGCTCGAGTACTCCCCGGCGGGCCTGGCCATGGGACGGGTCGACCGGGTCGCCCTCACCGGTGCGCGTCTCTCGCTGCGCGTGGGTCCCGAGGGTGTGGAGCTCCTGGGCCGGGAGGCGCACGGCGGTCCTCCCGCGGCCGTGCCCGGTTGGCTCTCGGCGCTCCGGCTACCGGTCGCAGAGCTCGCGGTCGATGACGCCGTGCTCTCGCTGACCAGCCCTCTCGGCGCTGCCACGGTCCCCTTCTCGGGCCACCTGACGAGCCCCGGCGAGGGCCGTCTCGACGGGCGTCTGGAGCTGAGCCTCGTTCCCATCGGGCCCCGGGCCACTGCGGAGTTGCGTGCCCGTTCCGGCCCCTCCGGGCTCACGGTGGACCTCGACTCGAGGGCAGGGCTTGCCGGGGCCCTGACGCTCGGGGGGGAGCCCTTCGCCCTGGACGGGGAGGCCCGGCTGAAGGCGCGCGTGCGCCACGACGGCAAGGGGCTCGACGGCAGCGCGGAGGTGCGGGTGGCGGGGCTGTCGCTCCGCGGGCTGGCCCTCACGGTGGGCGGGGTGAACGGTCTCGTCGCCCTCTCGTCCCTGGACCCGATCCTGACGCCTCCGGGTCAGTGGCTCTCCGCGAATTCCATCGACGTGGGCTTGCCCCTGACCGACGCGCTCGTCTCGTTCCAGGTCAAGCGGGGTGAGCGTCTCGCGGTTGAGCAGGCCGAGGTCCGCTGGGCGGGTGGTCGCCTGCGGATGTTGCCGGCCAGCTTCGCGGTGGGGGAGCGCCGCCGGAACCTGACCCTGGAGGCGGACGGGCTCGACCTCGACCAGGTGCTCGCCCAGTTCGAGGTGCAGGGCCTCGAAGCGACGGGGACCCTCGGGGGGCGCATCCCGGTCGAGATCGAGGGCAGCCGGGTTCGGGTCGAGGGCGGGCGCCTCGAGGCGGCCGGAACCGGGCGTGTGCGCTACGACCCGGCCGATCCCCCGGCCTTCCTGGGCGGGGGTGGCGACTCCGGCACGGCGGTGCTCCGGGAGGCCCTGCGGAACTTCCATTACGAGGAGCTTGCGCTCACGATCGACGGGGTCCTCGGGGAGGAGACGGTCGTGGGGCTGAAGTTGAAGGGGGCCAATCCCGACTTCCAGGGGGGGCGCCCGGTGGCCCTGAACGTCCGCCTGAGCGGAGCCCTGGACCGCATCCTGCGCAGCGGTCTGCGCAGTTACCAGATCCCCGACTCGGTACGGGAACGGATCGAGCAGTTGGGGACTCCAAACGTGGGTAACGCAACGCCGGGAAAGCGAAAGCGATGA
- a CDS encoding formate--tetrahydrofolate ligase: MRSDLEIAREATLRPITEVAAVLGLEPDDLLPYGRYIAKVPAPALANRLGERPEGRLVLVTAMTPTSFGEGKTTTTIGLGQALTAIGRRAVIAIREPSLGPCMGLKGGAAGGGYSQVLPMEEINLHFTGDLHAVSTAHNLLSAVVDNHLHQGATPEIHPRKVVWKRVMDMNDRSLRSILVGLEGQGGNGVMREDGFEITAASEVMAVLCLAEDLADLKRRLGEVVVGYDSLGRPVRAGDIGVHGAMAALLKQAIHPNLVQSIEGTPAFVHGGPFANIAHGCNTLIATRLALKLGEYVVTEAGFAADLGAEKFFDIKCRAGGLKPAAAVLVVTRRAYARHGIENVAKHVENLGEFGLPVVVSINRFLDDEPAELEEMRARCADLGVPAAITDFREGGSAGGLELAELVCAASDSPSSFHPLYPLELGIREKAEWVARRIYGAAGVELSQGARAEMKRIEDLGYGGLPVCMAKTPASLSDDPKLAGRPRDFVLSVNGAKVSAGAGFVVVYTGKVMTMPGLPRQPAALSIDVDSEGNVSGLF, translated from the coding sequence ATGCGCTCCGACCTCGAGATTGCCCGGGAGGCCACCCTGCGGCCCATCACGGAGGTGGCTGCAGTCCTCGGCCTCGAGCCCGACGACCTGCTCCCCTACGGGCGCTACATCGCGAAGGTGCCGGCTCCCGCCCTGGCCAACCGGCTGGGGGAACGCCCCGAGGGGCGGCTGGTGCTGGTCACCGCCATGACGCCGACCTCCTTCGGCGAGGGCAAGACCACCACCACCATCGGGCTGGGCCAAGCCCTGACAGCCATCGGCCGGCGGGCCGTGATCGCCATCCGCGAGCCCTCCCTCGGCCCTTGCATGGGGTTGAAGGGCGGGGCGGCCGGCGGCGGCTACTCCCAGGTCCTGCCCATGGAGGAGATCAACCTGCACTTCACGGGCGACCTCCACGCCGTGTCCACTGCCCACAATCTCCTGTCCGCCGTGGTGGACAATCACCTGCACCAGGGCGCGACCCCCGAGATCCACCCGCGCAAGGTCGTCTGGAAGCGGGTGATGGACATGAACGACCGGTCCCTGCGCAGCATCCTGGTGGGGCTGGAGGGACAGGGTGGCAACGGGGTGATGCGCGAGGACGGCTTCGAGATCACCGCCGCATCCGAGGTCATGGCGGTGCTCTGCCTCGCCGAGGACCTGGCCGACCTGAAGAGGCGGCTCGGCGAGGTCGTGGTGGGCTACGACAGCCTGGGCCGGCCGGTGCGCGCGGGCGACATCGGTGTGCACGGCGCGATGGCGGCCTTGCTGAAGCAGGCTATCCACCCGAACCTCGTGCAGTCGATCGAGGGCACCCCGGCCTTCGTGCACGGTGGGCCTTTCGCCAACATCGCTCACGGGTGCAACACCCTGATCGCGACGCGGCTCGCGTTGAAGCTCGGCGAGTACGTGGTGACCGAGGCGGGTTTCGCCGCGGACCTGGGGGCGGAGAAGTTCTTCGACATCAAGTGCCGCGCGGGGGGACTGAAGCCCGCGGCGGCCGTGCTCGTGGTGACGCGCCGGGCCTACGCCCGCCACGGCATCGAGAACGTGGCCAAGCACGTGGAGAACCTGGGCGAGTTCGGTTTGCCGGTGGTCGTCTCGATCAACCGGTTCCTGGACGACGAGCCGGCCGAGCTCGAGGAGATGCGTGCCCGCTGCGCGGACCTGGGGGTGCCGGCGGCGATCACGGATTTCCGGGAGGGGGGCAGCGCCGGTGGTCTCGAGCTCGCGGAGCTGGTTTGCGCGGCGAGCGACTCGCCCTCGTCGTTCCACCCCCTGTATCCCCTGGAACTGGGGATCCGTGAGAAGGCCGAATGGGTGGCACGGCGCATCTACGGTGCGGCGGGAGTGGAGCTCTCCCAGGGCGCACGCGCCGAGATGAAGCGCATCGAAGACCTGGGCTACGGGGGGTTGCCCGTGTGCATGGCAAAGACACCCGCCTCGCTCAGCGACGACCCCAAGCTCGCCGGTCGGCCGCGGGATTTCGTGCTGAGCGTCAACGGCGCGAAGGTTTCCGCCGGGGCCGGGTTCGTGGTCGTCTACACTGGCAAGGTCATGACCATGCCGGGCCTTCCGCGCCAGCCCGCGGCGCTCTCGATCGACGTGGACTCCGAAGGGAACGTCAGCGGGTTGTTCTGA
- the pbpC gene encoding penicillin-binding protein 1C has protein sequence MPGDPGKSVKRSLRRALLGAAALAVPVVCVVLLDRFFPPPLGRLEDLSTAVVDRTGAPLRFFTTRDGFWRLPVTLDDVAPLYLALLVAVEDRRFEAHPGVDPVAVARAVAENLAAGRTVSGASTLTMQLARLLEPRPRTLASKLLEALRALQLEARYDKARILEMYLTLAPFGGNLEGLRAASLAYLGKEPRALTAGEAALLVALPRSPALLRPDRHPEAAARARERALGRGLAAGVVDVRTVAEAGAEPVPVGRVPWPFLAPHLAERLRGESPGTPVVRTPVDARLQRALEGLAARATASLVSAGSVALLVADHRDAHVMASVGGADYFDVRRRGAVDMTRAVRSPGSALKPFLYGLAFDEGIVEPRTLVSDVSTRFRDYSPANFDSAFHGELTVRDALLRSLNVPAVLVLDRLGPARFATALARTGVSLHFPAGRGAGRGAPPGLPLALGGVGMTLEDLTALYAGLARDGEVVPLRAGAERPPPGGGRLLSPESARRVRDILREAAPAPGWVQAADRRTRAPLAVKTGTSYGYRDAWAFGVGERYTVGVWVGRPDGTPIPEQTGRTAALPLLYEVFDLLPSDPGAPTGVAGPSGATAPLLRRLEARAPGGGLDLPDAHHLRLVFPQPGIRLDVAEEGGAIAPVTLMAEGGRRPLVWLVDGRPVAQGQEREVLWQPLRTGSVRVSVVDSDGRSDAASVTLR, from the coding sequence CTGCCGGGGGACCCCGGGAAGTCCGTGAAGCGGTCCCTGCGCCGGGCACTGCTCGGGGCCGCCGCGCTGGCGGTCCCGGTGGTCTGCGTCGTCCTGCTCGATCGGTTCTTCCCCCCGCCGCTCGGGCGGCTGGAGGACCTCTCCACCGCGGTCGTCGACCGCACGGGTGCTCCCCTGCGCTTCTTCACCACGCGGGACGGCTTCTGGCGCCTGCCGGTGACGTTGGACGACGTCGCTCCGCTCTACCTGGCGCTGCTCGTGGCGGTCGAGGACCGGCGCTTCGAAGCCCACCCGGGCGTGGACCCGGTCGCCGTCGCCCGGGCCGTCGCGGAGAACCTCGCGGCGGGACGCACCGTCTCCGGGGCCTCGACCCTGACCATGCAGCTCGCGAGGCTGCTGGAGCCCCGCCCCCGGACGCTGGCGAGCAAGCTCCTCGAGGCCCTGCGGGCGCTGCAACTGGAGGCCCGTTACGACAAGGCCCGGATCCTCGAGATGTACCTCACGCTCGCCCCCTTCGGCGGCAACCTGGAGGGCCTGCGGGCCGCGTCCCTCGCCTACCTCGGCAAGGAGCCCCGTGCCCTCACCGCCGGCGAGGCCGCGTTGCTGGTCGCGCTGCCCCGTTCCCCTGCGCTCCTGCGCCCCGACCGGCATCCGGAGGCCGCGGCGCGGGCCCGGGAGAGGGCCCTCGGGCGGGGGTTGGCCGCCGGAGTCGTGGACGTGCGGACGGTGGCCGAGGCGGGTGCCGAGCCCGTACCCGTGGGCCGGGTGCCGTGGCCGTTTCTCGCCCCGCACCTCGCAGAGCGGCTGCGCGGCGAGAGCCCGGGGACGCCGGTCGTGCGCACCCCGGTCGACGCGCGGCTGCAGCGGGCCCTGGAGGGCCTCGCAGCCCGCGCCACCGCGTCCCTGGTGTCCGCGGGCAGCGTCGCGCTCCTCGTGGCGGATCATCGGGACGCCCACGTCATGGCCTCGGTCGGCGGGGCCGACTACTTCGACGTCCGGCGCCGCGGGGCCGTCGACATGACGCGCGCGGTCCGTTCCCCGGGCTCCGCCCTGAAGCCTTTCCTCTACGGGCTCGCCTTCGACGAAGGGATCGTCGAGCCTCGCACGCTCGTGTCCGACGTCTCCACCCGTTTCCGGGACTACAGCCCCGCCAACTTCGACTCCGCGTTCCACGGTGAGCTCACCGTGCGGGACGCGCTCCTGCGCTCGCTGAACGTGCCCGCCGTGCTGGTCCTGGACCGCCTGGGCCCGGCCCGGTTTGCCACGGCGCTGGCCCGCACCGGGGTCTCACTCCACTTTCCGGCAGGGCGAGGGGCAGGGCGGGGCGCGCCTCCCGGCCTGCCCCTCGCCCTGGGGGGCGTGGGGATGACCCTGGAGGACCTCACGGCACTCTACGCAGGGCTTGCGCGGGACGGCGAGGTGGTGCCGCTGCGGGCCGGGGCGGAACGCCCGCCGCCGGGGGGTGGCAGGCTCCTCTCGCCCGAATCGGCGCGCCGGGTGCGCGACATCCTGCGCGAGGCCGCGCCCGCGCCGGGCTGGGTGCAGGCTGCGGACCGGCGCACGCGGGCACCCCTCGCGGTCAAGACGGGGACGAGCTACGGGTATCGTGACGCCTGGGCGTTTGGCGTCGGCGAGCGGTATACGGTTGGCGTGTGGGTCGGGCGCCCCGATGGGACGCCCATCCCCGAGCAGACCGGCCGCACAGCCGCGCTGCCGCTCCTCTACGAGGTCTTCGACCTCCTGCCCTCCGACCCGGGTGCCCCGACGGGGGTCGCCGGCCCGTCGGGCGCGACGGCGCCCCTGCTGCGCCGTCTGGAGGCCCGCGCCCCCGGCGGGGGGCTCGACCTGCCCGATGCGCACCACCTGCGGCTGGTGTTTCCGCAACCCGGCATCCGCCTGGACGTTGCCGAGGAGGGGGGGGCGATCGCTCCGGTGACCCTGATGGCCGAGGGCGGGCGGCGTCCCCTCGTCTGGCTGGTGGACGGCCGTCCGGTGGCGCAGGGTCAGGAGCGGGAGGTGTTGTGGCAACCGCTGCGGACTGGGAGCGTGCGGGTCAGCGTGGTCGATTCCGACGGACGCAGCGACGCGGCGAGCGTCACCCTGCGCTAG